Proteins encoded in a region of the Paucibacter sediminis genome:
- a CDS encoding chemotaxis protein CheW — MANKQALRELQQRLAQRMQAARETPQAASWLAVECAGVALLFSLKQAAEIFTPVAIKPVPYTEPWALGVANLRGGLHTVVDFAAFLGLREPGVRGDVTQQRLVSINPELNINCALLVDKLLGLRGDEQLQPVADVPSATPRPAFAGALRRDAEGRHWQVIDLEALSRFEPFLRIVV; from the coding sequence ATGGCCAACAAGCAAGCACTGCGCGAACTCCAGCAACGCCTCGCGCAGCGCATGCAGGCCGCGCGCGAAACGCCGCAGGCGGCCTCCTGGCTGGCGGTGGAATGCGCCGGCGTGGCGCTGCTGTTCTCGCTCAAGCAGGCGGCCGAGATCTTCACGCCCGTGGCCATCAAGCCGGTGCCCTACACCGAGCCCTGGGCCCTGGGGGTGGCGAACCTGCGCGGCGGCCTGCACACGGTGGTGGACTTCGCCGCCTTTCTGGGCCTGCGCGAGCCCGGCGTGCGCGGCGATGTGACGCAGCAGCGCCTGGTGTCGATCAACCCCGAACTCAATATCAACTGCGCCTTGCTGGTCGACAAGCTGCTGGGCTTGCGCGGCGACGAGCAGTTGCAGCCGGTGGCGGATGTGCCGTCGGCGACGCCGCGGCCGGCTTTTGCGGGTGCGCTGCGGCGCGACGCCGAGGGCCGGCATTGGCAGGTGATCGACCTGGAGGCCTTGTCCAGGTTCGAACCGTTCTTGCGTATTGTGGTGTGA
- a CDS encoding response regulator transcription factor, whose translation MTIHKILLVDDSKTELHALSEMLSKRGFVVRTAENGEEAFKRLEEEVPDLILMDVVMPGQNGFQLTRAITRDERYANVPVIMCTSKNQETDKVWGMRQGARDYVVKPVKSDELLAKIKALG comes from the coding sequence ATGACGATACACAAGATTCTGCTGGTCGATGATTCCAAGACCGAGCTGCATGCGCTCAGCGAGATGCTGAGCAAGCGAGGCTTCGTGGTGCGCACCGCCGAGAACGGCGAGGAAGCCTTCAAGCGCCTGGAAGAGGAAGTGCCAGACCTGATCCTGATGGACGTGGTGATGCCGGGCCAGAACGGCTTCCAGCTGACCCGCGCCATCACGCGCGACGAGCGCTACGCCAATGTGCCGGTGATCATGTGCACCAGCAAGAACCAGGAAACCGACAAGGTCTGGGGCATGCGCCAAGGCGCGCGTGACTACGTGGTCAAGCCGGTCAAGTCCGACGAGCTGTTGGCCAAGATCAAGGCGCTAGGCTGA
- the thiD gene encoding bifunctional hydroxymethylpyrimidine kinase/phosphomethylpyrimidine kinase gives MSSPDHSPAETIQGQDEQEQPAPACVMSFNASDPSGAGGIAGDVATIAAMGAHALPVVTAILLRDTAEVFEQHELDADVIVEQARSILEDVPVAAWKVGFLGSAEGVSAVAEVLSDYPDVPLVAYLPAITWLDEEQQQSYLDAFRELVLPQALVLVGNHKTLTDFLLPDWDADRPASPRELAVAAGEHGTGHVLVTGISLPNQFVDNVLANPQGPITGEKFERFEVSFVGAGDTLSASLAALLSVGSEIHTAVGEALSFLDQALDAGFRPGMGNAVPDRFFWAMPPAEEGEEGMEGSQPLLPDTEPGDLMADEPPTRGPRRIH, from the coding sequence ATGAGCAGCCCTGACCATTCCCCCGCCGAGACCATCCAGGGCCAAGACGAGCAGGAGCAACCCGCACCCGCGTGCGTGATGAGCTTCAACGCCAGCGACCCCAGCGGCGCCGGCGGCATCGCCGGCGACGTGGCCACCATCGCGGCGATGGGTGCGCATGCGCTGCCGGTGGTCACGGCCATCCTGCTGCGCGACACCGCCGAGGTGTTCGAGCAGCATGAGCTCGATGCCGACGTGATCGTCGAGCAGGCGCGCAGCATCCTGGAAGACGTGCCGGTGGCGGCCTGGAAGGTCGGCTTCCTGGGCAGCGCCGAGGGCGTGAGCGCGGTGGCCGAAGTGCTCAGTGATTACCCCGATGTGCCGCTGGTGGCCTATCTGCCCGCCATCACCTGGCTCGACGAGGAGCAGCAGCAGAGCTATCTGGATGCCTTCCGCGAGCTGGTGCTGCCGCAGGCCCTGGTGCTGGTGGGCAACCACAAGACCCTCACCGATTTCCTCTTGCCCGACTGGGACGCGGACCGCCCGGCCTCGCCGCGCGAGCTGGCGGTGGCCGCCGGCGAGCATGGCACGGGTCATGTGCTGGTGACCGGCATCAGCCTGCCCAATCAGTTCGTCGACAACGTGCTGGCGAATCCGCAGGGGCCGATCACCGGCGAGAAGTTCGAGCGCTTCGAGGTCAGCTTCGTGGGCGCGGGCGACACGCTCTCGGCCTCGCTGGCGGCGCTGCTGTCGGTTGGCTCCGAGATCCACACCGCGGTGGGCGAGGCCCTGTCCTTCCTGGACCAGGCGCTGGACGCGGGCTTCCGCCCCGGCATGGGCAATGCCGTGCCCGACCGCTTCTTCTGGGCCATGCCGCCCGCCGAAGAAGGCGAAGAGGGCATGGAGGGCAGCCAGCCCCTGCTGCCCGACACCGAGCCCGGCGACCTGATGGCCGACGAGCCGCCCACGCGCGGCCCGCGCCGCATCCACTGA
- the fabG gene encoding 3-oxoacyl-[acyl-carrier-protein] reductase, producing MRLKNKVCIITGAAQGIGLATALKFAQEGATVVVCDRRAEGVDAAVAACEAAGASAMGRVLDVTDRVSVDLMTAAVLEQYGRIDVLVNNAGITKDARLQKMSLEQFDAVIDVNLRGVFHCAQAVADTMVAQGGGVILNASSVVGIYGNFGQTNYAASKFGVIGFTKTWSRELGPKGVRVNAVAPGFIETPILGTIPDKVMDEMRAHVPLKRLGKPEEIANVYAFLASDEASYVNGAVLEVSGGMTV from the coding sequence ATGCGTTTGAAGAACAAGGTCTGCATCATCACCGGCGCCGCCCAGGGCATTGGCCTGGCCACCGCCCTCAAGTTTGCCCAGGAAGGCGCCACCGTGGTGGTGTGCGACCGGCGTGCCGAGGGCGTGGATGCCGCGGTCGCGGCCTGCGAGGCCGCCGGCGCCAGCGCCATGGGTCGCGTGCTGGACGTGACCGACCGCGTCTCGGTCGACCTGATGACGGCCGCGGTGCTGGAACAGTACGGCCGCATCGACGTGCTGGTGAACAACGCCGGCATCACCAAGGACGCGCGCCTGCAGAAGATGAGCCTGGAGCAGTTCGATGCCGTCATCGACGTGAACCTGCGCGGCGTCTTCCACTGCGCCCAGGCGGTGGCCGACACCATGGTGGCGCAGGGCGGCGGCGTGATCCTCAACGCCTCCTCGGTGGTGGGCATCTACGGCAACTTCGGCCAGACCAACTATGCCGCCAGCAAGTTCGGCGTGATCGGCTTCACCAAGACCTGGAGCCGCGAGCTGGGCCCCAAGGGCGTGCGCGTCAACGCGGTGGCCCCGGGCTTCATCGAGACCCCCATCCTCGGCACCATCCCCGACAAGGTGATGGACGAGATGCGCGCCCATGTGCCGCTCAAGCGCCTGGGCAAGCCCGAGGAGATCGCCAACGTCTATGCCTTCCTGGCCAGCGACGAGGCGAGTTATGTCAACGGCGCCGTGTTGGAAGTGTCCGGCGGCATGACCGTCTAA
- a CDS encoding response regulator, which translates to MAPQAPGAATKVLVIDDSNTIRRSAEIFLKQGGHEVVLAEDGFDALSKLSDYKPDLVFCDILMPRLDGYQTCAIIKRNPQFSGVPVIMLSSKDGLFDKARGRMVGSQDYLTKPFTKDQLLQAVQMHRRGP; encoded by the coding sequence ATGGCTCCCCAAGCACCTGGCGCAGCGACCAAGGTGCTCGTCATCGACGACAGCAACACCATCCGCCGCAGCGCCGAGATCTTTCTCAAGCAAGGCGGGCACGAGGTGGTGCTGGCCGAGGATGGCTTCGACGCGCTTTCCAAGCTGAGCGACTACAAACCCGATCTGGTGTTCTGCGACATCCTGATGCCGCGGCTCGACGGTTACCAGACCTGCGCCATCATCAAGCGCAACCCGCAGTTTTCCGGCGTGCCGGTGATCATGCTGTCCAGCAAGGACGGTCTGTTCGACAAGGCGCGCGGCCGCATGGTGGGCTCGCAGGATTACCTGACCAAGCCCTTCACCAAAGACCAATTGCTGCAGGCGGTGCAGATGCACCGCCGCGGCCCTTGA
- a CDS encoding rubredoxin, with translation MCLICGWIYDEAAGDPEHGIAPGTAWADVDMNWTCPECGARKEDFEMVRI, from the coding sequence ATGTGCCTGATCTGTGGCTGGATTTATGACGAAGCCGCAGGTGACCCCGAGCACGGCATTGCCCCAGGTACCGCATGGGCGGATGTGGACATGAACTGGACCTGCCCCGAATGCGGGGCCCGCAAGGAAGACTTCGAGATGGTCCGCATCTGA
- the mpl gene encoding UDP-N-acetylmuramate:L-alanyl-gamma-D-glutamyl-meso-diaminopimelate ligase: MHIHILGICGTFMGGLAALAREAGHRVTGCDANVYPPMSEQLQALGIELIQGFGAEQLELKPDLFVIGNVVTRSSEGRFPLMEAIMDQGLPYTSGPEWLASHVLQGRHVLAVAGTHGKTSTTSMLAWILEHAGLQPGFLVGGVPQNFGVSARLGAGKCFVIEADEYDTAFFDKRSKFVHYRPRTAILNNLEFDHADIFADLAAIETQFHHLVRTVPATGRVIVNAREEALQRVLARGCWSELQRFGSRKEEPGALRARGEPQAFDVLRGSLKVARVEWALLGEHNQLNALAAMAAAEHVGVTPEQSAAALASFQNVRRRLELRGEAGGVKVYDDFAHHPTAIRTTVNGLRRKIAPSERILAVFEPRSNTMKLGTMKAQLPWALEEADLSFCNQAGLSWDAKEALAPMGAQALVGTDVDALVAAVVKAARPGDHVLCMSNGGFGGIHEKLLAALEAKGR, translated from the coding sequence ATGCACATCCACATCCTCGGCATCTGCGGCACCTTCATGGGCGGCCTGGCCGCCCTCGCCCGCGAAGCCGGCCACCGTGTCACCGGCTGCGACGCCAATGTCTACCCGCCCATGTCGGAGCAGCTGCAGGCCCTGGGCATCGAGCTGATCCAGGGCTTCGGCGCCGAGCAGCTGGAGCTCAAGCCCGATCTGTTCGTGATCGGCAATGTGGTGACGCGCTCCAGCGAGGGCCGCTTCCCGCTGATGGAAGCCATCATGGACCAGGGCCTGCCCTATACCAGCGGCCCCGAATGGCTGGCCAGCCATGTGCTGCAGGGCCGCCATGTGCTGGCGGTGGCGGGCACGCATGGCAAGACCAGCACCACCTCGATGCTGGCCTGGATCCTGGAGCATGCCGGCCTGCAGCCCGGCTTCCTGGTGGGCGGCGTGCCGCAGAACTTCGGCGTGTCGGCGCGCCTGGGCGCGGGCAAATGCTTCGTCATCGAGGCCGATGAATACGACACCGCCTTCTTCGACAAGCGCAGCAAGTTCGTGCATTACCGGCCGCGCACCGCCATCCTCAACAACCTCGAGTTCGACCACGCCGACATCTTTGCCGACCTGGCCGCCATCGAGACCCAGTTCCACCACCTGGTGCGCACCGTGCCGGCCACGGGCCGCGTGATCGTGAACGCACGCGAGGAGGCGCTGCAGCGCGTGCTGGCGCGCGGCTGCTGGAGCGAGCTGCAGCGTTTCGGTTCGCGCAAGGAAGAGCCCGGCGCGCTGCGTGCGCGCGGCGAGCCGCAGGCCTTCGACGTGCTACGCGGCAGCCTCAAGGTGGCGCGCGTGGAATGGGCGCTGCTGGGCGAGCACAACCAGCTCAACGCGCTGGCGGCGATGGCCGCGGCCGAGCATGTGGGCGTGACGCCCGAGCAGTCGGCCGCCGCGCTGGCCAGCTTCCAGAACGTGCGCCGCCGGCTGGAGCTGCGCGGCGAGGCGGGCGGGGTCAAGGTCTACGACGACTTCGCCCACCACCCCACCGCGATCCGCACCACGGTGAACGGCCTGCGCCGCAAGATCGCACCGAGCGAGCGCATCCTGGCGGTGTTCGAGCCGCGCTCCAACACCATGAAGCTGGGCACCATGAAGGCGCAGCTGCCCTGGGCCCTGGAGGAAGCCGACCTGAGCTTCTGCAACCAGGCCGGGCTGAGCTGGGACGCCAAGGAGGCACTCGCACCGATGGGCGCGCAGGCCCTCGTCGGCACCGATGTCGACGCCCTGGTGGCCGCGGTGGTGAAGGCCGCCAGGCCCGGCGATCATGTGCTGTGCATGAGCAATGGCGGCTTCGGCGGCATCCACGAGAAGCTGCTGGCGGCGCTGGAGGCCAAGGGCCGCTGA
- a CDS encoding zinc-dependent metalloprotease, whose protein sequence is MSSTQNLTAVAAALLLLGATAHAQTTAPAAPANGASAPAATPPRPAADPAAPKPFAEVSKDAKRQDGLFPIWRKDEKVWLEIPKAQFNKPFMFTVNYANAVGERGLYASQMGRALMAEWRRVGNQVQLIALNTKFRAEGGGKLAGEQAFSPSLLASGTLASAEHPERKSVLVDAALLLTDIPGMSTRLEMAYRLPFAADRANSYFEAARADAKLSTLTARMHFATPRIPAPPLTPAPVPMPTPPQATPDPRSMFLSFVYNFQALPETVMAPRRTDPRLGHFAESFSDLSNDNKPNPRVHYLKRWRLEKQDASAALSEPVQPITYWMDKNIPAKYRGAVEAGILEWNKAFEKIGFKNAVVAKQQPDDADWDNMDAGHASIRWFVGADVGFAIGPSHADPRSGEILDADIGMSDVFARGGRAFIAEDVGPGKHAAHADEDFCNYAHEAAAEMGFAMDVLEARGEIAPDSPEAEAFVQARIKDVIMHEVGHTLGLKHNFKASTTVTQAQLSDKAYTEAKGISGSVMDYNAYNLALQGETQGSYNNTTLGAYDYWAIEYAYKPLAPEAEAAELAKIAARSTELQLAYADDADADLFDGIDPLANRFDLGADPMAYFKRRLKLSQELWGRVQDRKPQAGDDPLRQRRSLVNGFNQLYRAAELVGKYVGGMHMQRDLPGSTGRTAFSPVEPAQQREALKFLASGLFSADSFRFRPEFLSTLQVDYNEWERVGPMNIPAAVARVQLVVLDRLLNANTAQRLMDLPAYVPEKQRKGIISLSEVYGTLQSSIWSELKSGAEIDRLRRNLQREHLKRLQSVLTKGGAPGVMADAYALARLHAVQLQSDLRAALGKGGQSVETRAHLAESLDMLGSVLRANMQRS, encoded by the coding sequence ATGAGCTCTACCCAGAACCTCACCGCCGTTGCGGCCGCCCTGCTGCTGCTGGGCGCCACGGCCCACGCGCAGACGACCGCTCCCGCTGCCCCTGCGAACGGCGCTTCCGCACCCGCGGCCACGCCGCCACGTCCGGCCGCCGATCCCGCCGCGCCCAAGCCCTTTGCCGAGGTGAGCAAGGATGCCAAGCGCCAGGACGGCCTGTTCCCGATCTGGCGCAAGGACGAGAAGGTCTGGCTGGAGATCCCCAAGGCGCAGTTCAACAAGCCCTTCATGTTCACCGTCAACTACGCCAATGCGGTGGGCGAGCGTGGCCTCTATGCCAGCCAGATGGGCCGCGCCCTGATGGCCGAGTGGCGCCGCGTCGGCAACCAGGTGCAGCTGATCGCGCTCAACACCAAGTTCCGCGCCGAGGGCGGCGGCAAGCTGGCCGGCGAACAGGCCTTCTCGCCCAGCCTGCTGGCCTCCGGCACGCTGGCCAGCGCCGAGCATCCGGAGCGCAAGTCGGTGCTGGTGGACGCGGCCCTGCTGCTGACCGACATCCCCGGCATGTCCACGCGCCTGGAGATGGCCTACCGCCTGCCCTTCGCGGCCGACCGTGCCAACTCCTATTTCGAGGCCGCGCGCGCCGACGCCAAGCTCAGCACGCTGACCGCGCGCATGCACTTCGCCACCCCGCGCATCCCGGCGCCGCCGCTGACCCCCGCGCCCGTGCCCATGCCCACGCCGCCGCAGGCCACGCCGGACCCGCGCAGCATGTTCCTGAGCTTCGTCTACAACTTCCAGGCCCTGCCCGAGACCGTGATGGCGCCGCGCCGGACCGATCCGCGCCTGGGCCATTTCGCCGAGTCTTTCAGCGATCTGAGCAATGACAACAAGCCGAACCCGCGCGTCCACTACCTGAAGCGCTGGCGCCTGGAGAAGCAGGACGCCAGCGCCGCGCTGAGCGAGCCGGTGCAGCCCATCACCTACTGGATGGACAAGAACATCCCGGCCAAGTACCGCGGCGCGGTGGAGGCCGGCATCCTGGAGTGGAACAAGGCCTTCGAGAAGATCGGCTTCAAGAACGCCGTGGTCGCCAAGCAGCAGCCCGATGATGCCGATTGGGACAATATGGACGCCGGCCATGCCTCGATCCGCTGGTTCGTCGGCGCCGACGTGGGCTTTGCCATCGGCCCCAGCCACGCCGATCCGCGCAGTGGCGAGATCCTGGACGCGGACATCGGCATGAGCGATGTGTTCGCCCGCGGCGGCCGCGCCTTCATTGCCGAGGACGTGGGCCCGGGCAAGCATGCGGCGCATGCCGATGAGGACTTCTGCAACTACGCCCACGAAGCCGCCGCCGAGATGGGCTTCGCGATGGACGTGCTGGAAGCGCGCGGCGAGATCGCGCCCGACAGCCCCGAGGCCGAGGCCTTTGTGCAGGCGCGCATCAAGGACGTGATCATGCACGAGGTGGGTCACACCCTGGGCCTGAAGCACAACTTCAAGGCCTCCACCACCGTCACGCAGGCGCAGCTGAGCGACAAGGCCTACACCGAAGCCAAGGGCATCTCCGGCTCGGTGATGGACTACAACGCCTACAACCTCGCGCTGCAGGGCGAGACCCAGGGCAGCTACAACAACACCACCCTGGGTGCCTACGACTACTGGGCGATCGAATACGCCTACAAGCCGCTGGCCCCCGAGGCGGAGGCGGCCGAGCTGGCCAAGATCGCCGCGCGCAGCACCGAGCTGCAGCTGGCCTATGCCGACGACGCCGACGCCGACCTGTTCGACGGCATCGATCCGCTGGCGAACCGCTTCGACCTCGGCGCCGACCCGATGGCCTATTTCAAGCGCCGCCTCAAGCTCTCGCAGGAGCTGTGGGGCCGCGTGCAGGACCGCAAGCCGCAGGCCGGTGACGATCCGCTGCGCCAGCGCCGCTCGCTGGTGAACGGTTTCAACCAGCTCTACCGCGCGGCCGAGCTGGTGGGCAAGTATGTCGGCGGCATGCATATGCAGCGCGACCTGCCGGGCTCCACCGGCCGCACCGCGTTCAGCCCGGTCGAGCCGGCGCAGCAGCGCGAGGCCCTGAAGTTCCTGGCCAGCGGCCTGTTCAGCGCCGATTCCTTCCGCTTCCGCCCCGAGTTCCTCAGCACCCTGCAGGTGGACTACAACGAGTGGGAGCGCGTCGGCCCGATGAACATCCCGGCCGCGGTGGCGCGTGTGCAGCTGGTGGTGCTGGACCGCCTGCTCAACGCCAATACCGCGCAGCGCCTGATGGACCTGCCGGCCTATGTGCCTGAGAAGCAGCGCAAGGGCATCATCTCGCTCAGCGAGGTCTACGGCACCCTGCAGTCCAGCATCTGGAGCGAGCTCAAGAGCGGCGCCGAGATCGACCGCCTGCGCCGCAATCTGCAGCGCGAGCACCTCAAGCGCCTGCAATCCGTGCTCACCAAGGGCGGTGCCCCCGGCGTGATGGCCGATGCCTACGCGCTGGCGCGCCTGCACGCGGTGCAGCTGCAGAGCGATCTGCGCGCGGCGCTGGGCAAGGGCGGCCAGTCGGTGGAGACGCGCGCGCACCTGGCCGAGAGCCTGGACATGCTGGGCAGCGTGTTGCGCGCCAATATGCAGCGCAGCTGA
- the hemL gene encoding glutamate-1-semialdehyde 2,1-aminomutase — translation MSQNQALFERAQRSIPGGVNSPVRAFRAVGGTPRFIKRGEGAYIIDAEGKRYIDYIGSWGPMILGHGHPAVLEAVQKAALDGFSFGAPTEREIELAEEIIKLVPSIEQVRLVSSGTEATMSAIRLARGATGRSKFIKFEGCYHGHTDALLVKAGSGLATFGHPTSAGVPAEVAQHTLVLEYNNVAQLEEAFALHGKELACVIIEPIAGNMNFVRAAVPFVKRLRELCSEHGALLVFDEVMTGFRVGLASAQGHYAKLLPGFKPDVSVFGKVIGGGMPLAAFGASREIMKQLAPLGPVYQAGTLSGNPVATACGLATLREIQKPGFYEALGARTRQLVDGLAAVAMDNGVPFSVDCEGGMFGFFLMPELPQNYQTVMKTDGARFNAFFHGMLDGGVYLAPALYEAGFVSAAHSEADIQATLQAARTALR, via the coding sequence ATGAGTCAGAACCAAGCTCTGTTCGAGCGCGCCCAGCGCTCCATCCCCGGCGGCGTGAATTCGCCCGTGCGCGCATTTCGCGCGGTAGGTGGCACGCCCAGATTCATCAAGCGCGGTGAAGGGGCTTACATCATCGATGCCGAGGGCAAGCGCTACATCGACTACATCGGCTCCTGGGGCCCGATGATCCTCGGCCACGGCCACCCGGCGGTGCTGGAGGCGGTGCAGAAGGCGGCGCTGGACGGCTTCTCGTTCGGCGCGCCCACCGAGCGCGAGATCGAGCTGGCCGAGGAAATCATCAAGCTGGTGCCCTCGATCGAGCAGGTGCGCCTGGTGAGCTCGGGCACCGAGGCCACCATGAGCGCGATCCGGCTGGCGCGCGGCGCCACCGGCCGCAGCAAGTTCATCAAGTTCGAGGGCTGCTACCACGGCCACACCGATGCCCTGCTGGTGAAGGCGGGGTCGGGTCTTGCCACCTTCGGCCACCCCACCAGCGCCGGCGTGCCGGCCGAGGTGGCGCAGCACACCCTGGTGCTCGAGTACAACAACGTCGCGCAGCTGGAGGAGGCCTTCGCCCTGCACGGCAAGGAGCTCGCCTGCGTCATCATCGAGCCGATCGCCGGCAATATGAATTTCGTGCGCGCCGCCGTGCCCTTCGTGAAGCGCCTGCGCGAGCTCTGCAGCGAGCATGGCGCGCTGCTGGTGTTCGACGAGGTGATGACGGGCTTCCGCGTCGGGCTGGCGAGCGCGCAAGGCCATTACGCCAAGCTGCTGCCCGGCTTCAAGCCCGATGTCAGCGTGTTCGGCAAGGTCATCGGCGGCGGCATGCCGCTGGCCGCCTTCGGCGCCAGCCGCGAGATCATGAAGCAGCTCGCGCCGCTGGGCCCGGTCTACCAGGCCGGCACGCTGTCGGGCAATCCGGTCGCCACCGCCTGCGGCCTGGCGACGCTGCGCGAGATCCAGAAGCCCGGCTTCTACGAGGCGCTGGGCGCCAGGACGCGCCAGCTGGTGGACGGCCTGGCGGCCGTGGCCATGGACAACGGCGTGCCCTTCAGCGTCGATTGCGAGGGCGGCATGTTCGGCTTCTTCCTGATGCCCGAGCTGCCGCAGAACTACCAGACCGTCATGAAGACCGACGGTGCGCGCTTCAACGCCTTCTTCCACGGCATGCTGGACGGCGGCGTCTACCTGGCGCCGGCGCTCTACGAAGCCGGCTTCGTGAGCGCGGCGCACAGCGAGGCCGACATCCAGGCCACGCTGCAGGCCGCCCGCACCGCGCTGCGCTGA
- a CDS encoding YqiA/YcfP family alpha/beta fold hydrolase, whose amino-acid sequence MPHRTTHLLYLHGFRSSPRSAKAQRMAAWVGEQRPQLRWACPQLPPSPAAAMREVMALIQTWPRERMAVMGSSLGGFYATQVAQATGCRAVLLNPAVDPARDLARYIGEHSCWQNPDEKFFFRAEFVDELRAQTLGKLAHPERLLAVIAKGDEVLDWREMQARYAGCRIKLLEGSDHGLSDFDDYLHELTEFLLCV is encoded by the coding sequence ATGCCTCACCGCACCACCCACCTGCTCTACCTGCATGGCTTTCGCTCCTCGCCACGCTCGGCCAAGGCCCAGCGCATGGCGGCCTGGGTGGGCGAGCAGCGCCCGCAGCTGCGGTGGGCCTGCCCGCAGCTGCCGCCCTCGCCGGCCGCGGCCATGCGGGAAGTCATGGCGCTGATCCAGACCTGGCCGCGCGAGCGCATGGCCGTGATGGGCAGCTCGCTGGGAGGCTTCTATGCCACCCAGGTGGCGCAGGCCACCGGCTGCCGCGCCGTGCTCTTGAACCCCGCGGTGGATCCGGCGCGCGACCTGGCGCGCTATATCGGCGAGCACAGCTGCTGGCAGAACCCGGACGAGAAGTTCTTCTTCCGCGCCGAGTTCGTCGACGAGCTGCGCGCGCAAACCCTCGGCAAGCTGGCCCATCCCGAGCGCCTGCTGGCGGTGATCGCCAAGGGCGACGAGGTGCTGGACTGGCGCGAGATGCAGGCCCGCTACGCGGGCTGCCGCATCAAGCTGCTGGAAGGCAGCGATCACGGCCTGTCCGATTTCGACGACTACCTCCACGAACTGACGGAATTTCTCCTATGCGTTTGA
- a CDS encoding AI-2E family transporter, whose translation MSAAPSDDSSANSPALQDKSFVVLLALVTLAFAWILWPLYGALLWGTAAAIVFAPLHRWMLRRCGQRATLAALLTLSLVLLLVILPLTLVSIALAQEAGALYAKLKSGEFSFSGYVQQVYAALPAGLLSGLEKLGVSDPLDLQQKLTEALKQLSQAIATKAFGFGQDTFDVVVSFFVMLYLLFFLLRDGDRLSVLLRHALPLRAAHKRRLMEKFRAVIGATVKGNIAVAALQGALGGLAFWVLDVHAPVLWAVLMAFLSLLPAVGAGLVWLPLAIYLLATGAIGQGLGLIAYGVLVIGLVDNLLRPLLVGKDSKMPDYVVLVSTLGGMAVLGLNGFVIGPLIAAMFIAVWDIVAQDGRRSAPK comes from the coding sequence ATGTCAGCTGCCCCCTCCGACGACTCGTCCGCCAACTCACCCGCCCTGCAGGACAAGAGCTTCGTGGTCCTGCTGGCGCTGGTGACGCTGGCCTTCGCCTGGATCCTCTGGCCGCTCTACGGCGCGCTGCTGTGGGGCACGGCCGCGGCGATCGTGTTCGCGCCGCTGCACCGCTGGATGCTGCGGCGCTGCGGCCAGCGCGCCACCCTGGCGGCGCTGCTGACGCTGAGCCTGGTACTGCTGCTGGTGATACTGCCGCTGACGCTGGTGAGCATCGCGCTGGCCCAGGAGGCCGGTGCGCTCTATGCCAAGCTCAAGTCCGGCGAGTTCAGCTTCAGCGGCTATGTGCAGCAGGTCTACGCGGCCCTGCCCGCCGGCCTGCTCAGCGGGCTGGAAAAACTCGGCGTCAGCGATCCGCTGGACCTGCAGCAGAAGCTGACCGAGGCGCTCAAGCAGCTCAGCCAGGCCATCGCCACCAAGGCCTTCGGTTTCGGCCAGGACACCTTCGATGTGGTGGTGAGCTTCTTCGTCATGCTCTACCTGCTGTTCTTCCTGCTGCGCGATGGCGATCGCCTGTCCGTGCTGCTGCGCCATGCCCTGCCGCTGCGCGCCGCCCACAAGCGCCGCCTGATGGAGAAGTTCCGCGCCGTGATCGGCGCCACCGTGAAGGGCAATATCGCCGTGGCCGCGCTGCAGGGCGCGCTCGGCGGCCTGGCCTTCTGGGTGCTGGACGTGCACGCGCCGGTGCTGTGGGCGGTGCTGATGGCCTTTCTGTCGCTGCTGCCGGCGGTGGGCGCCGGCCTGGTCTGGCTGCCGCTGGCCATCTACCTGCTGGCCACCGGCGCGATCGGCCAGGGCCTGGGCCTGATCGCCTATGGCGTGCTGGTGATCGGGCTGGTGGACAACCTGCTGCGCCCGCTGCTGGTCGGCAAGGACAGCAAGATGCCCGACTATGTGGTGCTGGTCTCCACCCTCGGCGGCATGGCGGTGCTGGGCCTGAACGGCTTCGTGATCGGGCCGCTGATCGCCGCCATGTTCATCGCGGTGTGGGACATCGTGGCCCAGGACGGGCGGCGCAGCGCGCCGAAATGA